The DNA region CTCGTTTCTAAACTTTCTCGACTTTTCGGTACTGACAGAACCCCACCAACTCTGAGGTTCGCAAAGTTGTCGATAGGGGAGGCGTTGCCAGATTtaacatatatacatatatctaAAAATGTAGGTACATACCTTTCATTTTTCCACTATGCGGATACATTTTTACATTTcactaaatttcaaaatttttgttgCATCAGTTACCTACATCAAAATGTATAAAAATTCCTCTACACCATAATCCATTTCTTGGTATAGCAATTCACGAGTTATTGAGGATATTGCAATTGTTGCGAAACTCACTTCACAAGGATGTGAAggttttttctgttttatatcaAAAATGAGAGGGGATTGCTTTGAGAAATAATGAATAGaataaaacaatgaaaaatcaaataaatatgTCTTTTAATTCAACCCAATTGGTATGTTCAAATTCCAGAGTTAATCACATGCTGCTTCCGAAATCAAATCATAACTTTTCTTCGCAAGTTAATCCCACTTCTAGGCAATAGTAGTAATCCTTCGATTTCTTAGACCCAGTCCAAATATTCTTCAGACGAAATCTACCTGTCCAAAGTGGAATTTTTACAGTTTGTATTGGAATAAGGAAATTCTGTAGAGAATAGCTCCCCTGAAATAAAAGACGTTTTATCTCAGCTGTGAATAtccataaaattaaattatgtagTTGAAATATACCTTTGGAATTGGACATTTATCGGGTTCTTCAACTTTCATGGCCTTAAGAAAGGTAACCCAGATTTCCGGAAAGTAGTTAAGGCCCATCTTACACGGATTTTTCTGCGTTATAAAAGGAACGCTCACCCATCCTCCATTGGCCCATCTTTCCAATTCGATCTGAGTCTGGAAAATAGTATAGGTAATTGCAACCGAAAATTTCAAGCATTAAAATActaaaattatgagtttctcCCTTTTGCATAATGATTACCTCACTTAGAAGATTGAGAAGAACTTGCACAAGAAATGAGAAATTATTCAACAAGTGCATATTGTCCAAAATGGAAATGATAATGTGTATTTGGTGGAAGCAATTTAGTGTCATGTATTTTTGCTGAAAACGAGCTAATTGTCCAAAGATAAGTGTGATATCTTTATGCTTTGAAGCAAATGAAATTGAGCCGGAAACTCGAAAAAGCACACCAAAATTTCTCCGGGCACGAACTCGCCGGTCAAGTTAGTTTATTGGCAAAATCCACATGGTTTTGTAGTTATAATACCTACCCTTTgtgaaacaatttttcaattagaACCTATTAACATAATTACCTATTCAAAAATTCAGTAACTTGTTGCGAAGTACTCATATACGAATTCTTGTACCAAATTTAATGAGAAAACCTCaccagatataaaaaaaatcacaaaaatattctGAATCCCAGAAACTATAGTTTCTGGCTAAACTAAACTAAACTGAACTAAATGCCAGTGTTTCATGCatagcataaaaaaatattgcgttaccatataGCAACGAACAAGAACTCGATagaagtgtgaagtttgaggtcaaaatagtaaaccagagttactcaataaatcgagctatcatcaagtacctgtatttaaaagggttgagaggtaagcagatttacgaagatatgcttaatacccttgctATGTCCtacgtatgcgaccgtgaaaaattggactgcaaacttcaaaagaggtaaattttccattgaagatgatgaccgatcgggaaggccagtttctgagtcagtccccaaaaatatcgatgcagttcaagacatgattttatcagacgtcgaatttggctaaaacggatatctgaagcactgaatatttcatacgaacgcgttcatcatatagttcacatcaatttggatatgagaaaaattgctctgctaaatggattcccaaatgtttgaatgttgaccaaaagcttgcaagggtagaagcatcgcgttcgttctgtgctcgatttgaaaacgatgttatGATTATtatgacttcttaaaccgaattgttactatggatgagacttgggtacatttctacgatccagaaacaaagcaacaatcgatggaatggcgacactccggttctccaagacctaagaaggttcgtgaccaaaaatctgctgaaaaagttcttacttcagttttttgggatggtcatggagtaatcatgattgattttttggataagggtagagaacaataaccggagattactattcgacattactgaccactctacgggaaaaaatttaagagaaaagaagcggaaagttagccaaaggtgttttgtttttgcaggacaacgcgcccttgcacacaaatctcatgttgccatgcaaacaattcgtgatttagggtttgaattactagaacacctcccttattcaccagatttggctccatccgactattatctctttcctcaactgaaaaaatgtttaaaaggtcgtaaattttcttccaacgaggaggtaataaaagctgtggaggtctggtttgcagagcaagaaaaacattttttttaaaggtctataGAGACGTTGCccttgcaggttcgctgtaataaatggagaagaaaatatgttgagtaatataatattttgacattgacattgaaattttgttttgttctatagcaggctaagaatttttcaatataacctcGTACACATTTGAAATAAATagaaacttttttcatttttacccaaatattttctcctatatcGTCCAAATAATCTACTTTGAAGCTCAGAACCGAGTGTGTTTCGTTCATTCTATTGAAACTTAGATCACGTATCGGATACCTCATCTTATCATTTCCTGGACAAACTGTGATGCTTTCGATTTCCATTTTGAGTTCCTTAATTGcctgaaaaaaaagattgaaattttatgcatacctataattatttaaatttttcctaTTCCAGTCCcggatttttgaaaattattgcCAATAACATCAAAGTAATTTTTGCTCTTTTGCTATTGCAaagtaaaataatgaaaaatacagTTGAAACAATTTTCAATCCTAT from Coccinella septempunctata chromosome 1, icCocSept1.1, whole genome shotgun sequence includes:
- the LOC123322555 gene encoding uncharacterized protein LOC123322555, which produces MSVFLFWTLFIFHAFFNGYISAIKELKMEIESITVCPGNDKMRYPIRDLSFNRMNETHSVLSFKVDYLDDIGENIWTQIELERWANGGWVSVPFITQKNPCKMGLNYFPEIWVTFLKAMKVEEPDKCPIPKGSYSLQNFLIPIQTVKIPLWTGRFRLKNIWTGSKKSKDYYYCLEVGLTCEEKL